Proteins encoded by one window of Primulina huaijiensis isolate GDHJ02 chromosome 1, ASM1229523v2, whole genome shotgun sequence:
- the LOC140980762 gene encoding uncharacterized protein — MKQLWPQPQPDGTEYLPPACYGMSKADKKLFCSVLKDIRVPDGMSSDISKCVDVGRCKIMGLKSHDCHVIMEQFLPIALRRVLSKKVTAPLIVLCEYFRAVCAKSLQEDELKKDEEGVVLVLCQLEKNFPPSFFTIMVHLVVHLAYEARVAGPVHYRWMYPIERYLGKLKNFVRNKARPEANIAEAYLADECVVFCSRYLECTDSFGNKDARHQETPDNEYPLLPLFPQIGRATKKRQIVTLDSKILSQAHRYILSNCTTLQSYREELRDELKRKHRYGHRPTNFQLDYMVRMQFPEWFAKRVDRANERIDDLTLRALAHGLNPVAFSYHGFNVNGFAFRTVESERNKKTQNSGVMVPSMHDNYDNESTYYGRLTDVISLDYSGHGRIVLFRCDWVNTTVGMKIDPLGFTMLNFSRLIHIGEREEHEPFILASQAQMIYYVRDPKEEDWHSVIRYTPRDTYNMGNEDDIDTMQFIPNNFSDVEFLLDDVNTIDIELTRNDVDGSIVDGMPIVNHETDEE, encoded by the exons ATGAAACAATTATGGCCACAACCACAACCAGATGGCACAGAATATTTACCCCCTGCATGTTATGGTATGAGCAAAGCTGATAAAAAGTTGTTTTGTTCAGTGTTGAAAGATATTCGTGTCCCTGATGGTATGTCATCCGATATTTCAAAATGTGTTGATGTTGGACGTTGTAAGATTATGGGTCTAAAAAGCCATGATTGTCATGTCATAATGGAACAATTTCTTCCAATAGCTCTTCGTCGTGTGTTATCAAAAAAAGTAACTGCACCATTAATTGTTTTGTGTGAGTATTTCAGAGCAGTGTGTGCAAAGTCCTTACAAGAAGATGAGTTAAAAAAGGATGAAGAAGGGGTTGTATTGGTTTTATGTCAGTTAGAAAAAAATTTTCCACCATCATTTTTCACAATAATGGTGCATTTGGTGGTGCATTTGGCATATGAAGCAAGAGTTGCTGGGCCTGTACATTATCGGTGGATGTACCCAATAGAAAGATATCTTGGAAAACTAAAAAATTTTGTTAGAAACAAAGCACGACCCGAGGCCAATATTGCAGAGGCATACTTAGCAGATGAATGCGTTGTGTTTTGTTCTCGTTATTTAGAGTGTACAGACTCGTTTGGCAATAAAGACGCAAGACACCAGGAGACCCCCGATAATGAGTATCCTTTACTACCATTGTTTCCACAAATAGGAAGAGCTACAAAAAAGCGTCAAATAGTTACTTTGGACAGCAAAATTCTGAGCCAAGCTCACAGATATATCCTTTCTAATTGCACAACTCTACAATCATATCGTGA AGAATTAAGAGACGAATTGAAGAGAAAGCATAGATATGGTCATCGTCCAACTAACTTTCAGTTGGATTATATGGTTCGAATGCAATTTCCAGAATGGTTTGCTAAAAGA GTCGATCGGGCAAATGAACGAATTGATGACTTAACTCTAAGGGCACTTGCACATGGTCTGAATCCTGTAGCATTTAGTTATCATGGGTTCAATGTGAATGGTTTTGCATTTCGCACAGTAGAATccgaaagaaacaaaaaaacgcAGAATAGTGGAGTCATGGTGCCGTCGATGCATGATAATTACGATAATGAGTCAACCTATTATGGACGGTTAACTGATGTTATCTCACTTGATTACAGTGGTCATGGACGAATAGTTTTGTTCCGATGCGATTGGGTTAATACTACTGTTGGAATGAAAATTGATCCTTTAGGATTTACGATGCTGAATTTTTCGCGTTTGATACATATAGGAGAACGAGAAGAGCATGAACCTTTTATTTTGGCTTCGCAAGCtcaaatgatttattatgttCGTGATCCAAAAGAAGAAGATTGGCATTCTGTTATTCGCTACACACCAAGAGACACATACAACATGGGCAATGAAGATGATATTGATACAATGCAATTCATTCCTAACAATTTTTCAGATGTCGAATTTTTGTTGGATGACGTAAACACCATAGACATTGAGTTAACAAGAAATGATGTAGATGGTTCAATCGTTGATGGCATGCCTATTGTGAACCATGAAACTGATGAAGAATAA
- the LOC140970842 gene encoding uncharacterized protein, translating to MGQETLHDVFGMSEGSPMRNENYTTASTSRTPMQSNVEEFYKLVEEGKQPLYAGCTDFSKLTFLVELFQLKVSGKWSDKSFTTLLDFLRRVLPPEAQVPNSFYEAKKLISNLGLHYEKIHSCPNDCMIYWGNDANEQSCRVCNLSRWKNMHKQPKKSRKVGKKNLQVKTPAKVIWYFPLKPRLQRLFMSSKTSENMQWHSKKRVSDGILRHPADSLAWKTFDVRHVDFGADPRNVRLGLATDGFNPFKNQSTSHNTWPVVLMPYNLPPWESMKPHSIILSTLIPGPKAPGNDIDVYLRPLFAELKDLWENGINTYDASNKEMLGCLSGWNTYAKNACPTCADKTDAVYLNNGRKWSFRGHHRFLPADAKIGTMTSYGKPEQRELDLKPLSGSDVIQMTQNRNVVFGKSNISKPSVRAKTGSTEQMWRKQSIFFTLPYWQFNLISHNLDPMHIEKMFVIISLEHF from the exons ATGGGACAAGAAACATTACATGATGTATTTGGGATGTCTGAAGGATCACCCATGAGGAATGAAAATTACACTACTGCATCAACAAGTCGTACACCGATGCAGTCTAATGTGGAAGAATTCTATAAATTGGTAGAAGAAGGGAAACAACCGTTATATGCTGGATGCACTGATTTTTCTAAACTGACATTTCTTGTTGAGTTATTTCAGTTGAAAGTGAGTGGAAAATGGAGTGATAAGTCCTTTACAACATTATTGGATTTTCTTCGACGAGTACTGCCACCTGAAGCACAAGTACCAAATTCATTTTATGAAGCGAAGAAATTAATTTCTAATTTGGGACTTCACTACGAAAAAATACATTCTTGTCCGAACGATTGCATGATTTATTGGGGCAATGATGCTAATGAACAATCTTGCAGAGTATGTAACCTTTCAAGGTGGAAAAACATGCACAAACAGCCGAAGAAGTCACGCAAAGTCGGAAAGAAAAATCTGCAGGTCAAAACTCCAGCCAAGGTTATTTGGTATTTTCCATTGAAACCAAGATTACAACGattattcatgtcatctaaGACATCTGAAAATATGCAATGGCATTCTAAGAAACGGGTTTCAGATGGAATTTTAAGGCATCCGGCTGATTCGCTAGCGTGGAAGACATTTGATGTGAGGCACGTTGATTTTGGTGCAGATCCTAGAAACGTTCGTTTGGGACTCGCCACCGATGGGTTTAAtccatttaaaaatcaaagtaCGTCACACAATACATGGCCTGTTGTTCTAATGCCTTACAATTTGCCACCTTGGGAATCCATGAAACCTCATTCAATTATTTTATCCACCTTAATTCCAGGACCCAAAGCACCTGGAAACGATATTGATGTATATTTACGTCCCTTGTTTGCTGAATTGAAAGACTTATGGGAAAATGGGATTAACACTTATGATGCTTCCAACAAAGAAAT GTTGGGATGTTTATCTGGTTGGAACACATATGCCAAGAATGCTTGTCCAACATGTGCTGATAAGACAGATGCGGTATACTTGAATAATGGAAGGAAATGGTCGTTTAGAGGGCATCACCGCTTCTTACCGGCAGATGCAAAAATCGGAACTATGACGAGTTATGGGAAGCCAGAGCAACGTGAATTAGATTTGAAACCATTGTCAGGATCTGATGTTATACAAATGACCCAAAATCGGAATGTGGTATTTGGTAAGAGTAACATATCGAAACCATCGGTGCGAGCAAAAACAGGTTCCACTGAACAAATGTGGAGGAAACAAAGCATTTTTTTCACTTTGCCTTATTGGCAGTTTAATTTGATAAGTCATAATTTAGATCCTATGCATATTGAGAAAATGTTTGTGATAATATCCTTGGAACACTTTTAG
- the LOC140988293 gene encoding subtilisin-like protease SBT5.4 — MLFAKFSYFLALSVLFAVFQEPALAIKKSYIVYLGEHSHGSDATTADLHRVVDFHHELLASFLGSKEKAKDAIFYSYKRRINGFAAVLEEEEAAEIAKHPDVVSVFLNHGRKLHTTHSWDFLMLERNDVIHPSSLWRKARFGEDTIIANLDTGVWPESMSFSDKGIHGPIPSKWKGICQFDGNDKSLCNRKLIGSRYFNKGYAAYVGKLNSTFYSARDYDGHGSHTLSTAAGNFVPGASVFGVGNGTAKGGSPRARVAAYKVCWPPVNGSECFDADIMKAFDMAIHDGVNVLSVSLGGEPVDYFNDGLAIAAFHAVKNGVVVVASAGNSGPEPGSVSNVAPWMITVGASTLDRQFQANVKLQNGLILEGMSLSRPLPNDKFYPLISAAKAKAKHASTEDAILCKPGTLDSKKVKDKILVCLRGENARVDKGEQALLAGAAGMILCNDKASGNEIISDPHVLPATHINYTDGVAVFSYVNTSHNPLGLITAPKAELNKKPAPFMAAFSSRGPNTVTPEILKPDITAPGVNIIAAFSEGVSPTKLMFDRRTTPFNTESGTSMSCPHVSGVVGLLKNLHPEWSPAAIRSAIMTTARTRDNTMNPMVDADYSKATPFAYGSGHIRPNRAMDPGLVYDLTVNDYLDFLCGSGYNQTTLRSFSGANYNCPRKYKLTNFNNPSISITNLSGSITVTRKLKNVGTPGTYAARVRQPPGFSVTVEPKTLKFEGFGEEKRFEVHIHARKPTNDYEFGELLWSDGKHYVRSPIVVTSSGDQ; from the exons ATGTTATTTGCCAAGTTTTCATATTTTCTTGCACTGTCAGTTCTTTTTGCCGTGTTTCAAGAACCAGCTTTAGCCATCAAAAAG TCTTATATAGTGTACTTGGGTGAACACTCCCATGGTTCAGATGCAACAACGGCTGATCTTCACCGGGTAGTCGATTTTCACCATGAGTTGCTTGCCTCATTCTTGGGAAG TAAGGAAAAGGCAAAGGACGCAATATTTTACTCGTACAAGCGTCGCATAAATGGATTTGCTGCGGTTCTTGAAGAGGAAGAGGCAGCAGAAATTGCAA AACATCCCGACGTAGTATCAGTTTTCTTGAATCATGGTAGAAAACTGCACACAACACATTCATGGGATTTTCTTATGCTTGAAAGAAATGATGTGATTCATCCATCTTCATTATGGAGGAAAGCTAGATTCGGCGAAGATACCATCATCGCAAATCTTGATACTG GTGTTTGGCCCGAATCGATGAGCTTTAGTGACAAAGGGATTCATGGCCCCATTCCATCAAAGTGGAAAGGAATCTGTCAGTTTGATGGCAATGATAAATCCCTTTGCAATAG GAAactgattggatcaagatactTTAACAAAGGGTATGCTGCCTATGTTGGAAAACTCAACTCTACGTTCTATTCAGCACGTGATTATGATGGCCATGGCAGCCATACACTATCCACTGCTGCCGGAAACTTTGTCCCAGGGGCAAGTGTATTTGGTGTGGGAAACGGGACAGCGAAAGGGGGTTCCCCAAGAGCCCGGGTGGCGGCTTACAAAGTGTGCTGGCCTCCAGTCAATGGAAGTGAATGCTTCGATGCTGATATCATGAAAGCCTTTGACATGGCGATACACGATGGTGTAAATGTACTTTCAGTGTCTCTAGGTGGAGAACCTGTTGACTACTTCAATGATGGTCTCGCCATCGCAGCTTTCCATGCTGTGAAGAATGGAGTTGTGGTTGTAGCCTCAGCTGGGAACTCAGGACCCGAGCCTGGATCTGTGTCAAATGTCGCACCATGGATGATAACTGTAGGAGCCAGCACTCTTGATAGACAGTTCCAGGCTAATGTTAAACTGCAGAATGGCTTGATTCTTGAG GGAATGAGCCTTTCGAGACCACTACCAAATGACAAATTTTATCCACTGATTAGCGCAGCAAAGGCTAAAGCAAAGCATGCTTCTACTGAAGATGC GATCCTATGCAAGCCAGGAACTTTAGACTCTAAGAAGGTGAAGGATAAAATACTCGTGTGTCTAAGGGGCGAAAACGCGAGGGTGGACAAGGGCGAGCAGGCCCTTCTTGCTGGTGCCGCTGGAATGATTCTCTGTAATGACAAGGCGAGTGGCAATGAGATTATATCAGATCCACACGTTCTTCCAGCAACTCATATAAATTACACTGATGGTGTAGCCGTATTTTCCTATGTCAACACCAGCCA CAATCCGTTGGGACTTATTACTGCTCCCAAGGCAGAGCTGAACAAAAAACCAGCTCCATTCATGGCTGCTTTCTCCTCCAGGGGGCCAAATACTGTCACCCCTGAAATTCTCAAG CCCGACATTACAGCTCCAGGAGTGAATATCATAGCAGCATTCAGCGAAGGAGTCAGCCCCACAAAACTTATGTTCGATAGACGCACGACTCCGTTCAATACAGAATCCGGCACCTCAATGTCCTGTCCTCATGTTTCTGGGGTCGTTGGTCTGCTCAAGAACCTCCATCCCGAGTGGAGCCCTGCTGCTATTCGATCAGCAATCATGACAACAG CAAGAACCAGAGACAACACCATGAATCCAATGGTGGACGCGGATTACAGCAAAGCAACTCCATTTGCATACGGGTCTGGTCATATCCGTCCCAACCGTGCCATGGACCCTGGATTGGTCTACGACTTAACTGTGAATGACTATCTGGACTTCCTTTGCGGAAGTGGCTATAATCAAACCACTCTGCGATCTTTCTCAGGGGCAAATTACAACTGTCCACGCAAATACAAGCTCACAAACTTTAACAATCCCTCGATATCAATAACAAATCTTTCGGGATCGATTACAGTTACGCGAAAACTGAAAAACGTGGGGACGCCAGGGACTTATGCTGCCAGGGTGCGCCAGCCACCTGGATTTTCGGTCACCGTTGAACCCAAGACCCTGAAATTCGAGGGGTTTGGAGAAGAGAAGAGATTTGAGGTGCATATACATGCAAGAAAACCCACAAATGATTATGAGTTTGGGGAGTTGTTGTGGTCAGATGGGAAGCATTATGTGAGGAGTCCAATAGTGGTTACCAGCTCCGGTGATCAGTGA
- the LOC140988356 gene encoding E3 ubiquitin-protein ligase WAV3-like, which translates to MGGGEGGASWNFKRAAKKIFVQTCGSFCYGQQQSNAVHNSAENREGNISCKKISSEITGKSDASSTSYKNLCSICLDPLNYSSGQAIFMAQCSHAFHFSCISSNVRHGSVTCPICRARWTQLPRNLNASWSIRDNKTDPVLQILDEYIANSREHRRSFLLQSSHYDDVDPVYPDHTSDQTPS; encoded by the exons ATGGGCGGAGGAGAGGGTGGCGCGTCGTGGAATTTCAAGAGAGCCGCCAAGAAAATCTTTGTGCAGACGTGTGGCTCTTTTTGCTACGGACAGCAGCAATCCAATGCTGTTCACAACTCCGCT GAAAATCGAGAGGGAAATATTTCTTGCAAGAAAATATCATCGGAGATCACTGGAAAAAGCGATGCAAGCAGTACTTCCTATAAG AACTTGTGCTCAATATGTCTTGATCCCTTAAATTACAGCTCAGGCCAAGCAATATTTATGGCGCAATGCTCCCATGCCTTCCATTTTTCTTGCATCTCGTCAAATGTTCGCCATGGTAGTGTCACTTGCCCCATCTGCCGTGCTCGATGGACGCAGCTACCTCGCAACCTCAATGCCAGTTGGTCCATCCGGGACAATAAGACCGATCCCGTTTTACAGATTCTTGATGAATATATTGCCAATTCTCGGGAGCACAGGCGGTCCTTTCTTCTGCAATCTTCTCATTATGACGATGTCGATCCAGTCTACCCTGACCACACAAGTGATCAAACCCCGTCTTGA